One window of Mesorhizobium sp. WSM4904 genomic DNA carries:
- a CDS encoding LuxR C-terminal-related transcriptional regulator — MKHAQIKEAAAALFNEQRNPFGAFSLGSETHHAVTIPDAVRRCRWIAVDINASGFGLFFVSPSLERARLVACFDSDYPSTSVATKFISGASGEEMVRHSRISTTPRWWTDDDIAGSRQTLESLTWCEPAAPLAPGTNGIAFPVHADRGQCGLVVFLGPDIALSDDTLCEIHARCFALFAAVARIRPGETGRTRAISKRELECLKLTANGNTSEEIAKLLKLSVHTANQYLTQSTQKLNAVNRNQAVAKALRLGLIE, encoded by the coding sequence TTGAAGCACGCGCAAATCAAGGAGGCCGCGGCCGCCCTTTTCAACGAACAGCGCAATCCGTTCGGCGCCTTCTCGCTCGGTTCGGAGACGCATCACGCGGTGACCATCCCGGACGCGGTGCGCCGCTGCCGCTGGATTGCCGTCGACATCAACGCTTCCGGCTTCGGGCTGTTCTTCGTCAGTCCGTCGCTGGAGCGCGCGCGCCTGGTCGCCTGCTTCGATTCCGACTACCCGTCGACCTCCGTCGCGACCAAATTCATCTCGGGCGCCAGTGGCGAGGAGATGGTGCGCCACAGCCGCATCTCGACGACGCCGCGCTGGTGGACCGATGACGACATCGCCGGCTCGCGCCAGACGCTGGAGAGCCTGACGTGGTGCGAGCCGGCCGCGCCGCTCGCGCCCGGCACCAACGGCATCGCCTTTCCGGTGCATGCCGATCGCGGCCAATGCGGGCTGGTGGTCTTCCTGGGTCCGGATATCGCGCTATCAGACGACACGCTTTGTGAAATCCACGCGCGCTGCTTTGCGCTGTTCGCGGCGGTCGCGCGCATCCGCCCAGGCGAAACCGGCAGGACCCGCGCGATCTCCAAGCGCGAGCTCGAATGCCTGAAGCTGACCGCCAACGGCAACACCAGCGAAGAGATCGCGAAACTCCTGAAACTGTCGGTGCACACGGCCAACCAGTATCTCACCCAGTCGACGCAGAAGCTCAATGCGGTCAACCGCAACCAGGCGGTCGCCAAGGCGCTGCGTCTCGGTCTGATCGAGTAG
- the flhB gene encoding flagellar biosynthesis protein FlhB: protein MAEAVDKDSKTEEATEKKIRDTIEQGKLPHSRETAIFASFLAILVFTVFYAKDAIVNLGMFLAMFLEKPEAWPMDTETDVITLYRQVLVEIGRAVVSLLVLLVVAGVGASVFQNIPQFVGERIRPQLSRISIAKGWSRLFGAQGFVEFAKSLAKLAFAIAVLTFTLSEDHRRLLAGMITNPVSFGMVIRSIFVDILVAIVFVMGLIAVADIVWSRFHWRRDLRMTKQEVKDELKQSEGDPIVKSRLRSLARDRARRRMMTAVPRATLVIANPTHYSIALKYVREEDSAPVVLAKGQDLVALKIREIAREHNIPIFEDVALARSMYKQVSVDSVIPSQFYQAVAELVRIVYSKKAERKATQ, encoded by the coding sequence ATGGCTGAAGCGGTCGACAAGGATTCCAAAACCGAGGAAGCCACAGAAAAGAAGATCCGCGACACGATCGAGCAGGGCAAGCTGCCCCACTCGCGCGAAACGGCGATCTTTGCTTCCTTCCTTGCCATACTGGTGTTCACCGTCTTCTACGCCAAGGACGCCATCGTAAACCTCGGCATGTTCCTCGCGATGTTCCTGGAAAAGCCGGAGGCGTGGCCGATGGACACCGAGACCGATGTCATCACGCTCTACCGGCAGGTCCTGGTCGAGATCGGCCGTGCCGTCGTCAGCCTGCTGGTGCTCCTGGTGGTCGCCGGCGTCGGCGCTTCGGTGTTCCAGAACATACCGCAATTCGTCGGCGAGCGGATCAGGCCGCAACTGTCGCGCATTTCGATCGCCAAGGGCTGGAGCCGCCTGTTCGGCGCGCAGGGCTTCGTCGAATTCGCCAAGTCGCTCGCCAAGCTCGCCTTCGCCATCGCAGTGCTCACCTTCACGCTGTCGGAGGATCACCGCAGGCTGCTCGCCGGCATGATCACCAACCCGGTGTCGTTCGGCATGGTCATCCGCAGCATCTTCGTCGACATACTGGTGGCGATCGTCTTCGTCATGGGACTGATCGCGGTCGCCGACATCGTCTGGTCGCGCTTCCATTGGCGGCGCGATCTGCGCATGACCAAGCAGGAAGTGAAGGACGAGCTGAAGCAGTCGGAGGGCGATCCGATCGTGAAGTCGCGCCTGCGCTCGCTGGCGCGCGACCGGGCACGGCGGCGCATGATGACGGCGGTGCCGCGCGCGACGCTCGTCATCGCCAATCCGACGCACTATTCCATCGCGCTGAAATATGTACGCGAGGAGGATTCCGCCCCGGTCGTGCTCGCCAAGGGTCAGGATCTGGTGGCGCTGAAGATCCGCGAGATCGCCAGGGAGCACAACATCCCGATCTTCGAAGACGTTGCGCTTGCCCGCTCCATGTACAAGCAAGTTTCGGTTGATAGCGTGATCCCATCACAATTCTACCAGGCCGTCGCCGAGCTGGTGCGGATCGTCTACTCGAAGAAGGCCGAGCGAAAAGCAACCCAATGA
- a CDS encoding amidohydrolase, translating to MSVAGGGADLMVVNGHVLTMDEDNPVAEAVAVKDGTIVAIGSRAAVEQLKGPATKVIDAKDGSVLPGFIEAHMHLFSGAAELAHLQLAGVHGFEALQSAIRDHAQTRPDAKMLVGQGVDYTVLGSERVTRHHLDAIVPDRPFAMAAPDHHTMWANTMALEMAGILQGRRLGPGNEIVMGDDGLATGELREGEAFGPVLDLAGESRVRLGLATGGEPDPTPSAEERAADRDIMRRGLAWCARHGITSIQNMDGNLYQLELLAEIKAEEGLACRVQVPFHYKNFMTLDMLDKASVMAERYDGEWLSSGIVKVFYDGVLDSWTAVMIEPYADRPDWVGEPLFTPQQFIDLAVAIDKRGLQIAVHSIGDGAVRAVLDGYEAAEKANGRRDSRHRVEHIEVITAADVPRFQKLGVIASMQPPHPPGAMGFPLEPTVSRIGAPRWPLSYAWRTLKNAGARIVFASDWPVSPIDPILGIQAAVLRKPWAETDPDQSFSLYESIAAYTVEGAYAEFMEHRKGRLKTGHLADIVVLSADIEATAPEALHTVRPVTTICGGKVTYQT from the coding sequence ATGTCGGTTGCGGGTGGTGGTGCGGATCTCATGGTCGTCAACGGCCATGTGCTGACCATGGACGAGGACAATCCCGTCGCCGAGGCCGTTGCCGTCAAGGACGGCACCATCGTCGCCATCGGTAGCCGGGCCGCTGTCGAACAGCTCAAGGGACCGGCAACAAAGGTCATCGACGCCAAGGACGGCTCCGTCCTGCCTGGTTTCATCGAAGCCCACATGCATCTGTTTTCAGGTGCGGCCGAGCTTGCCCATTTGCAGCTCGCCGGCGTCCACGGCTTCGAAGCGCTGCAAAGCGCGATCCGCGATCACGCGCAGACGCGTCCCGATGCCAAGATGCTGGTCGGGCAGGGTGTCGACTACACCGTTCTCGGCAGCGAGCGGGTGACGCGTCACCATCTCGATGCGATTGTGCCGGACCGGCCTTTTGCCATGGCCGCTCCCGACCACCACACGATGTGGGCCAACACCATGGCCTTGGAGATGGCGGGGATTTTGCAGGGGCGGCGGCTCGGCCCGGGCAACGAAATCGTCATGGGGGATGACGGCCTGGCCACCGGCGAATTGCGCGAGGGCGAAGCGTTCGGCCCGGTGCTCGACCTTGCCGGCGAAAGCCGTGTACGGCTGGGGCTGGCGACCGGCGGTGAGCCGGATCCGACGCCGTCAGCGGAAGAACGTGCCGCCGATCGCGATATCATGCGGCGCGGACTTGCCTGGTGCGCGCGCCACGGCATCACCTCCATCCAGAACATGGATGGCAACCTCTACCAGCTCGAACTGCTGGCCGAGATCAAGGCCGAGGAGGGCCTGGCTTGCCGCGTGCAGGTCCCGTTCCACTACAAGAATTTCATGACGCTCGACATGCTCGACAAGGCGTCAGTCATGGCCGAGCGCTACGATGGCGAATGGCTGTCGTCGGGCATCGTCAAGGTGTTCTATGACGGCGTGCTCGATTCCTGGACGGCTGTCATGATCGAGCCCTATGCCGACCGTCCGGACTGGGTAGGGGAGCCGCTTTTCACGCCGCAGCAGTTCATCGACCTTGCGGTCGCCATCGACAAGCGCGGCCTGCAAATCGCGGTGCATTCGATCGGCGACGGCGCCGTGCGCGCGGTGCTCGATGGTTATGAGGCGGCCGAGAAGGCCAACGGCAGGCGCGACAGCCGGCATCGGGTCGAGCACATCGAGGTGATCACCGCTGCCGACGTGCCGCGCTTCCAGAAGCTCGGCGTCATCGCCTCGATGCAGCCGCCGCATCCGCCGGGCGCCATGGGCTTTCCTTTGGAGCCGACGGTGTCGCGCATTGGCGCCCCCCGCTGGCCGCTAAGCTATGCCTGGCGGACGCTGAAGAACGCCGGCGCGCGCATCGTCTTCGCCTCGGACTGGCCGGTATCGCCGATCGATCCGATCCTGGGCATTCAGGCGGCAGTGCTGCGCAAGCCCTGGGCGGAGACCGATCCTGACCAGAGCTTCTCGCTGTATGAGTCGATTGCCGCCTACACCGTCGAGGGCGCCTATGCCGAGTTCATGGAACATCGCAAGGGCAGGCTGAAGACCGGACATCTCGCCGATATCGTGGTTTTGTCGGCTGACATCGAGGCGACGGCGCCGGAGGCGCTGCACACGGTGCGGCCAGTGACCACGATCTGCGGCGGAAAGGTCACTTACCAAACCTAA
- a CDS encoding LuxR family transcriptional regulator: protein MSNPAALLQSDASGSRLASRGDLTSFFMQLAADIGADSYMLVAIVHDQDRNDARIVSSNWIFDAIELIGKRLIANLALGPLTAPPGVRPRPLVAAHAPDAGALLTGEEAKLLDVLGHAEIYSLRLNVGRQRLFVLFSAAEPGKIDLTALMKAQLKCCYALSGIPQLIAAASMQDPLSDRERECLFWVSEGKTTDEVALILGVSSNTVNSYITHAIQKFAASNRAMAIATAIRSGII from the coding sequence ATGAGCAATCCCGCCGCGCTTCTTCAATCCGACGCATCAGGCTCGCGCCTGGCGTCCCGCGGCGATCTCACCAGCTTCTTCATGCAGCTTGCCGCCGACATCGGCGCCGACAGCTACATGCTGGTCGCCATCGTGCACGACCAGGACCGCAACGACGCGCGCATCGTGTCGTCGAACTGGATCTTCGACGCCATCGAGCTGATCGGCAAGAGGCTGATCGCCAACCTTGCGCTGGGACCGCTGACGGCGCCACCGGGCGTGCGCCCCAGGCCCTTGGTCGCCGCCCACGCGCCCGATGCCGGCGCGCTGCTGACCGGCGAGGAAGCCAAGCTGCTCGATGTGCTCGGTCATGCCGAAATCTATTCGCTGAGGTTGAATGTCGGCCGCCAGCGCCTGTTCGTGCTGTTTTCCGCCGCCGAGCCCGGCAAGATCGACTTGACCGCCCTGATGAAGGCGCAGCTCAAATGCTGCTACGCGCTGTCCGGCATCCCGCAATTGATCGCTGCCGCATCGATGCAGGATCCGCTCTCGGATCGTGAGCGCGAATGCCTGTTCTGGGTGTCGGAAGGCAAGACCACCGACGAGGTGGCCCTGATCCTTGGCGTCTCGTCGAACACCGTCAACAGCTACATCACGCATGCCATCCAGAAGTTCGCGGCCAGCAACCGCGCGATGGCGATTGCGACGGCGATCAGGAGCGGCATCATTTGA
- a CDS encoding ABC transporter ATP-binding protein, which translates to MPEQPDKKAIEVRGVRKVFGTGENQVAALDTVSVSIRENEFFTLLGPSGCGKTTLLRLIAGFDFPSAGEILLHGQDIAPLPPFKRPVNTVFQSYALFPHMTVAQNIGFGLEMLGKPKAEIEARVAQMLKLVKMEALKARRTSQISGGQQQRVALARALAPQPKVLLLDEPLSALDYKLRKEMQIELKRLQHETGITFIFVTHDQEEALTMSDRIAVMSAGKILQVGTPWDIYDKPAECFVADFIGETNFLTAAIDSMGNGKARATLKSGATIDATVAEGFAPKGNATVVVRPEHAKLTSGKGDLSGTVENIVYFGTDTHIHVQLDSGEAFTVRQQNTRSAGCGFERGDKVGIVIGNDAAQVLRD; encoded by the coding sequence GTGCCGGAACAACCGGATAAGAAAGCGATCGAAGTTCGCGGTGTACGCAAGGTATTTGGAACCGGTGAAAACCAGGTAGCCGCTCTCGACACGGTTTCGGTGTCGATCCGCGAGAACGAATTCTTCACGCTGCTCGGCCCGTCCGGATGTGGAAAGACGACGCTGCTGAGATTGATTGCCGGCTTCGATTTTCCAAGCGCCGGCGAAATCCTGCTGCACGGCCAGGACATCGCACCGCTGCCGCCCTTCAAGCGCCCGGTCAACACGGTCTTCCAGAGCTATGCGCTGTTCCCGCACATGACGGTGGCGCAGAATATCGGCTTCGGGCTGGAGATGCTGGGCAAGCCGAAGGCCGAGATCGAGGCGCGCGTCGCCCAGATGCTGAAGCTGGTCAAGATGGAGGCGCTGAAGGCGCGCCGCACCAGCCAGATTTCCGGCGGCCAGCAGCAGCGCGTGGCGCTCGCCCGGGCGCTGGCGCCGCAGCCGAAGGTGCTTTTGCTCGACGAGCCGCTGTCGGCGCTCGACTACAAGCTGCGCAAGGAAATGCAGATCGAATTGAAGCGCCTGCAGCACGAGACCGGCATCACCTTCATCTTCGTCACGCACGACCAGGAAGAAGCGCTGACCATGTCCGACCGTATCGCGGTGATGTCGGCCGGCAAGATCCTGCAGGTCGGCACGCCCTGGGATATCTACGACAAGCCGGCGGAGTGCTTCGTCGCCGACTTCATCGGCGAGACCAACTTCCTCACCGCGGCCATAGACAGCATGGGCAATGGCAAGGCTCGCGCGACGCTGAAATCCGGTGCGACGATCGACGCGACCGTGGCTGAGGGTTTCGCGCCGAAGGGCAATGCCACGGTCGTGGTCCGGCCGGAGCACGCGAAACTGACCAGCGGTAAGGGCGACCTGTCAGGGACGGTCGAGAATATCGTCTATTTCGGCACCGACACGCATATCCATGTCCAACTGGACAGTGGCGAAGCGTTTACCGTGCGCCAGCAGAACACGCGCAGCGCGGGCTGTGGATTCGAACGCGGCGACAAGGTCGGCATCGTGATCGGCAACGATGCCGCGCAAGTGCTGAGGGACTGA
- a CDS encoding TetR/AcrR family transcriptional regulator, with translation MKRSLDRKTRIALEPRKQPRQKRSSKVVDRILDAALILTREQGTRTPTTLAIAQRAGLSVGSVYQYFPNKEAILLDLARRWLSSFPEVIRKRINVPRPTNRDEFRREVRKLFIDTSRLYLDNVTLMPVIEAISGNADLRPIQDEYDKEIIALYAAWLQHVNPALEEKTAKRLGLVMMEVGHACRLVGLKRDRKTFDLIEDDVEAMWLALVNPYLNLD, from the coding sequence GTGAAGCGCAGTCTCGACCGCAAGACCAGGATAGCGCTCGAACCGCGCAAGCAGCCGCGGCAAAAACGGTCGAGCAAGGTGGTCGACAGGATTCTCGACGCGGCGCTGATCCTGACGCGGGAACAGGGAACCAGGACACCGACGACGCTTGCCATCGCGCAGCGCGCGGGGCTGTCGGTCGGTTCGGTCTATCAGTACTTTCCCAACAAGGAAGCCATTCTTCTGGATCTGGCCCGGCGCTGGCTGTCATCTTTTCCTGAGGTCATCCGGAAGCGCATCAACGTCCCCCGGCCAACTAACCGTGACGAGTTTCGGCGCGAAGTGCGCAAGCTCTTCATCGACACGTCGAGGCTGTATCTGGACAACGTCACGCTGATGCCGGTGATCGAGGCCATATCCGGCAACGCCGACCTCAGGCCGATCCAGGACGAATATGACAAAGAGATCATCGCGCTCTACGCAGCCTGGTTGCAGCATGTGAACCCGGCCCTTGAAGAAAAGACCGCCAAACGGTTGGGCCTTGTGATGATGGAGGTCGGGCACGCCTGCAGGCTTGTCGGACTGAAGAGAGACCGCAAGACATTCGACCTCATCGAGGACGATGTGGAAGCCATGTGGCTGGCTCTCGTGAACCCCTATCTCAACCTCGACTGA
- a CDS encoding histone deacetylase family protein has product MKTVFSPLHAGHSGQMELVTSAIVPGFEKPSRAEFIKARVESEKLGPIIGPVEHDLAAAKRVHDARYIDFLPTVWPEWIAAGFTGSAMGFTWPTRGLRGDVPPKRIDALLGYYSFDAGATFVEGTWAAIKSSYDVALTAAALVKGGERTAFALCRPPGHHAGAAFMGGYCFINNAAVVAQWFRDQGASRVSILDVDYHHGNGTQEIFYRRGDVQVLNLHGDPMVEYPFFLGHADERGEGEGEGFNVNYPMPFGTDWDGWSASLEDACARLAAYAPDVVVVSLGVDTFEKDPISQFKLKSVDYPKIGRRIAELGLPTLFVMEGGYAVEEIGINAIGVLTGFEDR; this is encoded by the coding sequence ATGAAGACTGTCTTTTCGCCTCTCCACGCCGGTCATTCGGGACAGATGGAACTGGTCACCTCGGCCATCGTGCCGGGTTTCGAGAAGCCGTCGCGGGCCGAATTCATCAAGGCGCGGGTGGAAAGCGAGAAGCTTGGGCCGATCATCGGGCCGGTCGAGCACGACCTCGCCGCAGCCAAGCGGGTCCATGACGCGCGATACATCGATTTCCTGCCGACGGTCTGGCCGGAATGGATCGCCGCCGGTTTCACGGGCTCGGCCATGGGCTTCACCTGGCCGACGCGCGGCTTGCGCGGCGACGTGCCGCCGAAGCGCATCGACGCCCTGCTCGGCTACTATTCCTTCGATGCCGGCGCCACCTTCGTCGAAGGCACCTGGGCGGCGATCAAGTCGTCCTACGACGTCGCGCTGACGGCGGCGGCACTGGTGAAGGGCGGCGAGCGGACGGCCTTCGCGCTCTGCCGTCCGCCCGGCCACCACGCCGGCGCCGCCTTCATGGGCGGCTACTGCTTCATCAACAACGCCGCCGTCGTCGCGCAATGGTTCCGCGATCAGGGCGCAAGCCGTGTCTCCATCCTCGATGTCGACTACCATCACGGCAACGGCACGCAGGAGATCTTCTATCGGCGCGGCGACGTCCAGGTGCTCAACCTGCATGGCGACCCGATGGTCGAATACCCCTTCTTCCTCGGCCATGCCGACGAGCGCGGCGAGGGCGAGGGCGAAGGTTTCAACGTCAACTATCCGATGCCCTTCGGCACCGACTGGGACGGCTGGAGCGCCTCACTCGAAGACGCCTGCGCCAGGCTTGCCGCCTATGCCCCGGACGTCGTAGTGGTGTCGCTCGGCGTCGACACCTTCGAGAAGGACCCGATCAGCCAGTTCAAGCTGAAGAGCGTCGATTACCCCAAGATCGGCCGCCGCATCGCCGAGCTCGGCCTGCCGACGCTGTTCGTCATGGAAGGCGGCTACGCGGTGGAAGAGATCGGCATCAATGCCATCGGCGTGCTGACCGGCTTCGAGGATCGCTGA
- a CDS encoding FliM/FliN family flagellar motor switch protein, translating into MTSPGSPSQTRALIIERLVGDSGEAAQVIGVGRGMAERSLPLLQKALSGDLGAPVTVDLQAVEVGRVPDARIRAGETFAMTIVSSPTSADAMTLVMDAPAIAVMVSALFGGDPDQPVAPIERDLSQIETDVATSVFQEVAVALNGSDRRSLNLRLPVPRAMSGNEARRRVLRDGAAVRIVYGISTPTDTGTVTVMIPQRLLLAARGATANTDEDGTTEFDWRARFSEEVMRSAVRLEATMPLARLTLGELAAFQPGQVIEFEENAQIQAKLSARDKTLFVCEFGKLGQNYTVRIRHPHDAGQDFIDGLMPG; encoded by the coding sequence ATGACCAGTCCGGGCAGTCCGTCGCAAACCCGGGCCTTGATCATCGAGCGTCTCGTCGGCGACAGCGGCGAGGCCGCGCAGGTGATCGGCGTCGGTCGCGGCATGGCCGAACGCTCGCTGCCGCTGCTGCAGAAAGCCCTTTCCGGCGACCTTGGTGCGCCGGTCACGGTCGACCTGCAAGCGGTGGAAGTGGGTCGGGTGCCCGATGCGCGCATACGCGCCGGCGAAACCTTCGCCATGACCATCGTCTCCTCGCCGACCTCGGCCGACGCCATGACGCTGGTCATGGACGCGCCGGCGATCGCCGTCATGGTCAGCGCCCTGTTCGGCGGCGACCCGGACCAGCCGGTGGCGCCGATCGAGCGCGACCTGTCGCAGATCGAGACCGACGTCGCGACCAGCGTCTTCCAGGAGGTCGCGGTGGCGCTGAACGGATCGGACAGGCGCTCTCTAAACTTGCGCCTGCCGGTCCCCCGGGCGATGTCCGGCAACGAGGCAAGACGGCGTGTGCTGCGCGATGGCGCGGCGGTTCGCATCGTCTACGGCATCTCGACGCCGACCGACACCGGCACCGTGACGGTCATGATCCCGCAGCGCCTCCTTCTGGCGGCGCGCGGCGCCACCGCCAATACCGACGAGGACGGAACGACGGAGTTCGACTGGCGGGCGCGCTTCTCGGAAGAGGTTATGCGTTCGGCCGTGCGGCTCGAAGCCACCATGCCGCTCGCCCGGCTGACGCTCGGCGAACTCGCCGCCTTCCAGCCCGGCCAGGTGATCGAGTTCGAGGAGAACGCGCAGATCCAGGCCAAGCTCAGCGCGCGCGACAAGACGCTGTTTGTCTGCGAGTTCGGCAAGCTCGGGCAGAACTACACGGTCCGCATCCGGCATCCCCACGATGCCGGGCAGGATTTCATCGACGGGCTCATGCCGGGCTGA
- a CDS encoding flagellar motor switch protein FliG: protein MTSLTLTRPQKAAAILVAMGKPSASRLLKFFKQEELKALIEGARLLRTIPQSDLERIVAEFEAEFTEGAGLLDSADRMDTILNESLSPEEMSAIMGDKKFEPTPEGPPPIWPDLEKLEPARLGTFLTGEHPQTSAMVLSKLAPQTAANVLLTMEKPIRSQIIKRMVTMANIPDAATRIVENQLRVSVLSQKASRDTSVGQERVASVLNEMAKPELDELMQDLEEAGTPDLAGVKSRLFAFDDLPLLTQKARVLLFDGLSTELVTLALRGASAELTESVLSAIGARSRRMIESELGQGSEGIALTDIMSARKTIAVATIRLSRQGAFELPATQTAAEAA, encoded by the coding sequence ATGACGTCGTTGACGCTGACGCGCCCGCAAAAGGCCGCCGCCATACTGGTGGCGATGGGCAAGCCTTCGGCCAGCCGGCTGCTCAAATTCTTCAAGCAGGAGGAGCTGAAGGCGCTGATCGAGGGCGCCCGGCTGCTGCGCACCATTCCGCAGAGCGACCTGGAGCGCATCGTCGCCGAGTTCGAGGCCGAGTTCACCGAGGGCGCCGGCCTGCTCGACTCCGCTGACAGGATGGACACGATCCTCAACGAGTCGCTCTCCCCCGAGGAAATGAGCGCCATCATGGGCGACAAGAAATTCGAGCCGACGCCGGAAGGGCCGCCGCCGATCTGGCCGGATCTCGAAAAGCTCGAGCCCGCGCGCCTCGGCACCTTCCTCACCGGCGAGCATCCGCAGACGTCCGCCATGGTGCTGTCGAAGCTCGCGCCGCAGACCGCGGCCAATGTGCTGCTGACGATGGAAAAGCCGATACGCAGCCAGATCATCAAGCGCATGGTGACGATGGCCAACATTCCCGACGCGGCAACAAGGATCGTCGAAAACCAGCTGCGCGTCAGCGTGCTTTCGCAAAAGGCGAGCAGGGACACGTCGGTCGGCCAGGAGCGCGTCGCCAGCGTGCTCAACGAAATGGCCAAGCCCGAGCTCGACGAACTCATGCAGGATCTGGAGGAGGCCGGAACGCCCGACCTTGCCGGCGTCAAGTCGCGGCTGTTCGCCTTCGACGATCTGCCGCTGCTCACCCAGAAGGCGCGCGTGCTTCTGTTCGACGGGCTGTCGACCGAGCTGGTCACGCTCGCGCTGCGCGGCGCGTCGGCGGAGCTTACCGAATCCGTGCTGTCGGCAATCGGCGCGCGCTCGCGCCGCATGATCGAATCCGAGCTCGGACAGGGATCGGAAGGCATCGCGCTCACCGACATCATGAGCGCGCGCAAGACGATCGCAGTGGCGACGATCCGGCTGTCGCGGCAGGGAGCGTTCGAGCTTCCCGCCACGCAGACCGCCGCCGAAGCCGCCTGA
- the fliN gene encoding flagellar motor switch protein FliN, producing the protein MAKTKVEAEPEADQPDEQLDRAIEELRGVLREEEKRPDAALQAGANSSIIMTIPVDVQIILGSTEMPVSELMALQKGSTVALNRRIGEPVDVVVNGRRIARGEITVLENDPSRFGIRLTEIIAATQSA; encoded by the coding sequence ATGGCAAAGACCAAGGTGGAAGCCGAACCAGAAGCCGACCAGCCGGACGAGCAGCTCGACCGTGCCATCGAGGAATTGCGCGGCGTGCTCCGGGAAGAGGAGAAGCGTCCGGACGCCGCTCTCCAGGCCGGCGCCAATTCCTCGATCATCATGACGATCCCGGTCGATGTACAGATCATTCTCGGCAGCACCGAAATGCCGGTGTCGGAGCTGATGGCGCTGCAGAAAGGCTCGACAGTGGCGCTCAACCGTCGCATCGGCGAGCCGGTCGACGTGGTGGTCAATGGCCGCAGAATCGCGCGCGGCGAGATTACCGTGCTGGAAAACGACCCGTCGCGCTTCGGCATCAGACTTACCGAGATCATAGCCGCGACGCAGAGCGCTTGA
- a CDS encoding ABC transporter permease, translated as MATAEQVAKEAERRDIRTRWLLSAPALIIIFLAATGPLLIVLVYSVLTPGPYGDVKWQFSPEAWVSVVMERDIFDDTLSLAAAHVTIFWRSIKLAVVTTIATLALGFPTAYFMATRSEKTRDIWLFLITIPFWTNLLIRTFAVLQIIRNEGIINTILIKLGVVSAPIQILFTDTAILIGMAYVYLPLMVLPIYASMEKLDFRLVEAGYDLYANRFQVLRRIIFPLVRPGVIAGSILVFIPAIGAYVTPSVLGGGKNMMLSNLIELQFGQGRNWPLGSALSITVMIIVMVALLAYVRNAGRMEVRHG; from the coding sequence ATGGCAACCGCGGAACAAGTCGCCAAAGAGGCGGAACGGCGTGACATCCGCACACGCTGGCTGCTTTCGGCGCCGGCGCTGATCATCATCTTCCTCGCGGCCACAGGGCCATTGCTGATCGTGCTGGTCTATTCGGTGCTGACGCCCGGCCCCTACGGGGACGTGAAATGGCAATTCTCGCCGGAAGCCTGGGTGTCGGTGGTCATGGAGCGTGACATCTTCGACGACACACTTTCGCTCGCTGCCGCCCATGTCACCATCTTCTGGCGCTCCATCAAGCTGGCAGTGGTGACAACGATCGCTACTTTGGCGCTCGGATTCCCCACCGCTTATTTCATGGCCACACGCAGCGAGAAAACGCGCGACATCTGGCTGTTCCTCATCACCATTCCGTTCTGGACCAACCTGCTCATTCGCACGTTCGCGGTGCTGCAGATCATCCGCAACGAGGGCATCATCAACACTATCCTCATCAAGCTGGGAGTCGTCTCGGCCCCGATCCAGATCCTGTTCACCGATACCGCGATCCTTATCGGCATGGCCTATGTCTACCTGCCGCTGATGGTGCTGCCGATCTATGCCAGCATGGAGAAGCTCGACTTCCGGCTGGTCGAGGCGGGCTACGACCTTTATGCCAATCGTTTCCAGGTGCTGAGGCGCATCATCTTCCCGCTGGTCAGGCCTGGTGTCATTGCCGGCTCGATCCTGGTCTTCATTCCGGCGATCGGCGCCTATGTGACGCCCAGCGTGCTCGGCGGCGGCAAGAACATGATGCTTTCGAATCTGATCGAGCTGCAGTTCGGGCAGGGCCGCAACTGGCCGCTCGGTTCGGCGCTATCGATCACCGTCATGATCATTGTCATGGTGGCGCTGCTGGCCTATGTGCGAAACGCCGGGCGGATGGAGGTGCGCCATGGCTAA